A stretch of the Thermofilum adornatum genome encodes the following:
- a CDS encoding NAD(P)/FAD-dependent oxidoreductase, which translates to MSEKACIVGAGPSGAYLARLLSEEETDVTVFEVNGRLASKPCGWGIPYSIDDFMKLPEETILEKIRGYEIFLENSLIHEYKGDVLGYIVDKELLLKQLLEGANIVHRGVDPRKLIDCRLVVDARGHPVYKGRKALALQAEARANIERDRIKIFFFLDLVGYGWVFPGRDGLIHIGAGGFADYDFLRDRVLFLARQIGAEIVSLKGSPIAAGGLRLPGNGDFAVGEAIGAVMPLTGEGIRPGFLSARALYDSLRNGKPYRKSLEEYGLIFNIDIQLRIIRYLENSSPAERRELYLSAPIEVLKRVTAANLTKLEVAGLLARYPGFFRKLVLKG; encoded by the coding sequence ATGTCCGAAAAAGCCTGCATCGTTGGCGCTGGCCCCTCTGGTGCATACCTGGCTCGGCTTTTAAGCGAAGAAGAAACAGATGTAACCGTCTTCGAGGTTAATGGGAGGCTGGCTAGTAAGCCGTGCGGATGGGGGATACCTTACTCTATTGATGATTTTATGAAGCTACCAGAGGAAACTATTCTCGAGAAAATTAGAGGATACGAGATATTCCTGGAGAACAGCCTTATACACGAGTATAAGGGGGATGTCCTAGGCTACATTGTGGATAAAGAACTGCTCCTCAAGCAGCTACTTGAGGGGGCAAATATTGTACATCGAGGTGTGGATCCCAGGAAGCTAATTGATTGCAGACTAGTGGTTGACGCGAGGGGGCACCCTGTATACAAGGGGAGAAAGGCGCTTGCATTACAGGCAGAGGCAAGGGCAAACATAGAGAGAGACCGAATCAAGATCTTTTTCTTTTTAGACCTAGTGGGCTATGGCTGGGTTTTCCCTGGAAGAGACGGACTCATCCATATTGGGGCAGGCGGCTTTGCAGATTATGATTTTCTCAGAGACAGGGTACTCTTCTTGGCGAGGCAGATTGGTGCAGAGATTGTTTCTTTGAAGGGGTCTCCTATTGCTGCTGGAGGCTTACGTTTGCCAGGCAATGGAGATTTTGCTGTAGGTGAAGCCATAGGGGCAGTGATGCCTCTTACTGGCGAGGGGATAAGGCCCGGATTTTTGTCGGCGAGGGCTCTGTATGATTCACTTAGAAATGGTAAGCCGTACAGAAAGTCTCTAGAAGAATATGGCTTAATATTTAATATTGACATTCAGTTGCGGATTATTAGGTATCTGGAGAACTCTTCACCTGCTGAGAGGAGAGAACTCTACTTGAGTGCCCCAATAGAAGTATTGAAGCGTGTTACAGCGGCAAACCTTACTAAGCTCGAAGTCGCTGGCCTTCTCGCTAGGTATCCGGGGTTCTTTAGGAAGCTAGTGTTAAAGGGGTAG
- a CDS encoding GNAT family N-acetyltransferase, translating to MASIDAQPINSKGFRLSLKIDGEEVGHCYVYLIKNDLHERPYALLEDVYVKEDFRGRGIGKQLVLEAIELAKKQGCYKMIATSRFGREALHEWYEKLGFQKYGFEFRINFE from the coding sequence ATGGCCTCCATAGACGCACAGCCAATAAATAGCAAGGGTTTCAGACTCTCTCTAAAGATTGATGGCGAGGAAGTTGGGCACTGCTATGTCTACCTCATTAAAAACGATCTCCACGAGAGGCCCTATGCGCTTCTTGAAGACGTCTACGTGAAGGAGGATTTCAGAGGCAGGGGGATTGGAAAACAACTAGTCCTGGAAGCTATAGAGCTTGCAAAGAAACAGGGATGCTACAAAATGATAGCGACGAGTAGGTTTGGCCGTGAAGCGTTACACGAGTGGTATGAAAAGCTTGGCTTCCAAAAGTACGGTTTTGAATTCCGCATAAATTTTGAATAA
- a CDS encoding phosphate uptake regulator PhoU has protein sequence MATNKIVRRVQLTGGSTFIVSIPKEWAEKMNIDKGSLVVLSLESDGSIRLFPSTKRPEPLASTEIRVKKGMSQGSVLREIMSKYLTGYKTIKVVFPSEDLEFKKAIRDIITRKLIGVEILHEDSREMVLQILVNVEDLPISSILMKMLDVSLSMLSDVRLALENNEKILPSDISSRDDIIDKLYLYGLRQLHTGLRGIISLEEIGLQRPHEVLHYAMVLKNLERIGDRAVSIALTIEELKDKKGIAKDLVALSDKTAQFVKAALSAFMGRDKDTANKLLDVDAVEIKSFENEIFRKLSQEHPEEVSTIRSIIGSYRRILEYGTDILETTIDMQNE, from the coding sequence ATGGCAACAAATAAAATCGTTAGAAGGGTACAGCTGACAGGGGGCTCGACGTTCATAGTGTCTATACCCAAGGAGTGGGCAGAAAAAATGAACATAGATAAGGGAAGCCTCGTGGTTTTATCCCTTGAAAGCGATGGTTCAATAAGGCTTTTCCCCAGTACTAAGAGGCCTGAGCCACTAGCATCTACAGAGATACGGGTCAAAAAGGGAATGAGCCAGGGCTCTGTCCTGAGGGAGATTATGTCGAAGTACCTTACTGGCTATAAGACTATCAAGGTTGTGTTTCCCAGTGAGGACCTGGAGTTTAAGAAAGCGATTCGAGACATCATTACCAGGAAGCTTATAGGCGTAGAGATTCTTCATGAGGATTCCAGGGAAATGGTTCTACAGATCCTTGTCAACGTAGAGGATCTACCTATTTCTTCAATACTTATGAAAATGCTCGATGTTTCCCTCAGCATGTTGTCAGACGTGAGACTCGCCCTCGAGAACAATGAAAAAATCTTGCCTAGCGATATTTCTTCCCGAGACGACATTATTGACAAACTTTATCTATACGGGCTTCGGCAACTTCACACGGGGCTTAGAGGCATAATAAGCCTGGAAGAAATCGGGCTCCAGAGACCTCATGAGGTGTTGCACTATGCAATGGTTTTAAAGAACCTCGAAAGAATAGGGGACCGCGCAGTCTCTATAGCCTTAACAATAGAAGAACTAAAGGACAAGAAGGGGATAGCTAAAGACCTAGTAGCATTGTCCGACAAAACTGCACAGTTTGTGAAGGCGGCTCTCTCGGCATTCATGGGCCGTGATAAAGATACCGCAAACAAGCTACTAGACGTGGATGCTGTCGAGATAAAGAGTTTTGAAAATGAAATATTCAGGAAGCTGTCCCAGGAACACCCAGAAGAAGTGTCAACGATTAGAAGCATCATTGGAAGCTACAGGAGAATCCTCGAATATGGAACAGACATCTTGGAGACAACAATAGACATGCAAAACGAGTAA
- a CDS encoding NADH-quinone oxidoreductase subunit B family protein translates to MTSINSKLGFRKKSLWVYHFNSGGCNGCDIEFVASLTPRFDLERYGVQLVPSPRHADVLVVTGPVTKNSEGALKTIYDQIPEPKIVIAFGTCACSGGVFNNCYNILGGADKVVPVDIKVPGCPPKPEALVELLKKLTLGD, encoded by the coding sequence ATGACGAGCATAAACTCAAAGCTAGGTTTTAGAAAGAAAAGTCTCTGGGTATACCATTTCAACTCGGGTGGATGTAATGGATGCGACATTGAATTTGTCGCTTCACTAACACCAAGATTTGACCTAGAAAGATATGGAGTCCAATTGGTTCCAAGCCCCAGACACGCAGACGTACTAGTTGTCACTGGCCCAGTTACTAAAAACTCCGAGGGTGCCTTAAAGACTATTTATGACCAAATTCCCGAGCCAAAAATTGTAATAGCCTTTGGAACATGTGCATGTAGCGGAGGAGTATTTAACAATTGTTACAATATTCTCGGAGGCGCCGACAAAGTTGTCCCCGTAGATATCAAGGTTCCGGGTTGTCCACCAAAACCTGAGGCCCTCGTAGAACTTCTAAAGAAATTGACCTTGGGTGACTAG
- a CDS encoding NADH-quinone oxidoreductase subunit C yields MSGKIQSKMFVEPGTILDILKKEVDNGFNHLVTVTAVDLKESIELIYHLSDLKGNIKHVSTRIPRDKPEIATVTTLIPGADFYEREITDLFGISFYGKQTTTGRFILPECYPPGSPPPLLKNVDSNQVKDTLAKQETCEFKATTLHAPLSPESVVVPVGPYHPAFKEPEYFSLVTDGERIVKAFLRIGFVHRGIEKAAETRSYLRDIFLLERVCGICSASHSWCFVEAVEKLLGVEPPSRATYLRTIVAELERIHSHSLWLGLVGYWIGFESMFMWVWGIREEIMNLMEEISGNRVHKSFVTIGGVRRDVSDSLLRKIQERTKEFGKQFENLLDTLVSSEEVIERTKGIGKYDIEVARKFCTVGPVRRAAGELFDVRKLEPYGAYTEVDFEVPTEEEGDVYSLIKIRVKEVLESINIIHQLIEKMPSGNPVPSRYFMGTVPEGEAYGRIEAPRGELFYYVKANNTHNPYRVKIRTPTLANIQLVANILEGYSISDFPVIVTSIDPCFSCMDRVTVINSSTGEKTVLPVKLLKEKRRR; encoded by the coding sequence ATGAGTGGGAAAATCCAAAGCAAAATGTTTGTAGAGCCAGGCACAATTTTAGATATTCTAAAAAAGGAAGTAGACAATGGATTCAACCACCTTGTTACAGTAACAGCTGTTGATCTAAAGGAAAGTATCGAGCTAATATACCACCTAAGCGACCTAAAGGGCAACATAAAGCACGTGTCAACAAGGATTCCTAGGGATAAACCCGAAATAGCAACCGTCACGACCCTTATTCCTGGGGCAGACTTTTATGAACGAGAAATAACTGACTTATTTGGCATATCATTTTATGGGAAGCAGACTACTACTGGTCGGTTTATTTTACCAGAATGTTACCCACCCGGTTCTCCCCCACCATTGTTAAAGAATGTCGATTCAAATCAAGTGAAAGATACTTTAGCCAAACAGGAGACCTGCGAATTCAAAGCTACAACTTTGCATGCACCATTATCGCCTGAAAGCGTCGTCGTCCCGGTTGGACCATATCATCCCGCCTTTAAGGAGCCAGAATACTTTAGCCTCGTCACAGACGGAGAAAGAATAGTCAAGGCATTTTTAAGGATAGGCTTTGTCCACAGGGGAATCGAGAAGGCAGCCGAGACTCGTAGCTATCTTAGGGACATTTTCCTGCTAGAAAGGGTATGCGGGATATGCAGTGCCTCGCATTCTTGGTGCTTTGTCGAAGCCGTTGAAAAACTACTCGGCGTAGAGCCACCTAGCAGGGCAACCTATCTCAGGACAATAGTTGCAGAACTAGAAAGAATACACTCTCACTCCTTGTGGCTAGGTCTAGTAGGCTACTGGATAGGCTTCGAATCCATGTTTATGTGGGTTTGGGGCATACGTGAAGAAATAATGAATCTAATGGAAGAGATTTCTGGGAATCGTGTCCATAAGTCATTTGTGACTATTGGAGGTGTCAGGCGTGACGTCAGCGATTCTCTATTGAGAAAGATACAGGAGAGAACAAAGGAATTTGGCAAACAGTTCGAAAATCTTTTGGACACACTGGTAAGTTCGGAGGAAGTTATAGAGAGGACAAAGGGTATAGGAAAATATGACATAGAGGTTGCGAGAAAGTTCTGCACAGTGGGGCCCGTGAGGAGAGCCGCTGGCGAATTATTTGACGTAAGGAAGCTTGAACCGTACGGTGCTTATACCGAAGTCGACTTCGAGGTGCCTACCGAGGAAGAGGGAGATGTATACAGCTTGATCAAGATACGTGTTAAGGAGGTTCTTGAGTCTATCAACATAATCCACCAATTGATCGAGAAAATGCCCTCTGGGAATCCTGTGCCATCGCGATACTTTATGGGTACAGTTCCAGAGGGCGAAGCATATGGTAGGATTGAGGCACCAAGGGGCGAGCTATTCTACTATGTAAAGGCAAATAATACACATAATCCTTACCGGGTCAAGATTAGAACACCTACACTTGCAAATATACAGCTCGTGGCTAATATTCTCGAGGGATACTCAATATCAGACTTCCCCGTAATCGTGACCAGTATAGACCCATGCTTCAGTTGTATGGACAGGGTAACGGTTATCAACAGTTCAACAGGGGAAAAGACCGTTCTACCAGTAAAACTATTGAAAGAAAAAAGGAGAAGGTGA
- a CDS encoding ATP-binding protein, translating into MNKLRARLEIITSAIRNLLSTPITQPLATSLQDQQVRGIPMLDSEKCLGCGLCARSCPPGAITMVPGGKKVIAGKEVQRNIPSFNYYQCIYCGLCADVCPGKAITMVKKQPVEIISLSLVAIPITDIEALKVLFAFISLLFLNFLIYWISGKIAPKGKHSSKAEEPFTGGVATKLPVYRYHIDELYIFIVLFTMLEVASFILILESSLSSTFFLSLLFLAYLLILTLNLLHRGVEK; encoded by the coding sequence ATGAACAAGTTGAGGGCAAGACTTGAGATAATTACATCTGCCATTAGGAACCTTCTGTCGACACCTATCACCCAGCCCCTTGCTACAAGCCTCCAGGATCAGCAAGTGAGGGGTATACCCATGCTTGATAGCGAGAAATGCCTAGGATGCGGTTTGTGTGCAAGGTCTTGTCCACCCGGAGCCATAACGATGGTTCCTGGAGGTAAGAAGGTAATCGCTGGGAAAGAAGTCCAAAGAAATATTCCAAGCTTCAATTATTATCAATGCATATACTGTGGGTTATGTGCTGATGTTTGCCCGGGAAAAGCCATAACAATGGTCAAGAAGCAACCAGTAGAAATCATCTCTTTATCCCTTGTGGCTATACCTATTACGGATATTGAAGCCCTTAAGGTTCTTTTTGCGTTTATCTCTCTCTTGTTCTTGAATTTCCTTATCTACTGGATTTCAGGAAAAATTGCACCGAAAGGAAAACATTCCAGCAAGGCAGAAGAACCGTTTACAGGAGGTGTTGCTACAAAACTTCCAGTATATAGATACCACATAGACGAGCTCTACATATTCATTGTGCTATTTACGATGTTAGAGGTTGCCTCCTTCATATTGATACTGGAGAGTTCTTTAAGTAGCACGTTTTTCTTGTCCTTATTATTCCTGGCCTATTTACTCATTTTGACTCTTAATCTACTTCACAGGGGTGTTGAAAAATGA
- a CDS encoding complex I subunit 1/NuoH family protein: protein MTSLLDEVFTVLVFPGFIFSVVMAFWFEYLERKITARVQKRVGPLITGPRGLLQPFIDVVKLLFKEEIVPKGTDIFAFRIAPVLAVTIPVFGMCFIPIISWKTPLSFQADFLLVFLLLALSLLNVALTGYSVLSPYTSMGVGRLLVQYSMYEGIFLLSLISAMIQTQTISFEGLLRYQSIKGPLILYQPISFVCALLALLAKLEKRPFDLPHAKQEIVAGWETELSGRGLAFIRLYTDLSMVWGISLLVIVFLGGPLGPGFNSLMPVAGFTWFAIKALGLTILLTVISASTGRIRVYGLADIFWERLYPLLLVQLLISYFLRWL, encoded by the coding sequence ATGACGAGCCTTCTTGATGAAGTGTTTACTGTCCTGGTTTTCCCGGGTTTCATCTTTTCAGTAGTTATGGCCTTCTGGTTTGAATATCTAGAGCGCAAGATAACTGCACGCGTCCAAAAAAGAGTTGGACCACTGATTACTGGGCCCAGGGGACTTCTTCAGCCCTTCATAGACGTAGTAAAGTTGCTCTTTAAGGAAGAAATTGTTCCCAAAGGAACAGATATCTTCGCTTTCCGCATTGCTCCGGTTCTCGCAGTTACAATACCAGTGTTTGGAATGTGTTTCATACCGATAATTTCATGGAAAACACCACTTTCGTTTCAAGCCGACTTCCTGCTTGTCTTCCTGCTTTTAGCTCTAAGTCTCCTAAACGTTGCTTTAACTGGATACTCCGTTCTCAGCCCATACACCTCTATGGGTGTCGGTCGGCTCCTGGTTCAGTACTCAATGTACGAGGGCATTTTTCTCTTATCACTTATCTCTGCCATGATCCAGACCCAGACAATAAGCTTTGAAGGTCTACTTAGGTACCAATCTATAAAAGGGCCGTTGATACTTTATCAGCCAATAAGCTTTGTCTGTGCATTGCTTGCATTGCTTGCAAAACTCGAGAAAAGGCCTTTCGACCTGCCACATGCAAAACAAGAAATAGTTGCAGGATGGGAAACAGAGCTCAGCGGAAGAGGTCTCGCATTTATTCGGCTCTATACAGATTTGAGCATGGTTTGGGGCATATCCCTACTAGTAATAGTCTTTCTTGGCGGTCCACTTGGCCCCGGCTTTAATTCATTGATGCCCGTTGCTGGATTTACTTGGTTTGCAATAAAAGCGCTTGGTCTCACTATCTTGCTCACAGTTATTAGCGCGTCTACCGGAAGAATAAGAGTCTATGGATTGGCGGACATTTTCTGGGAAAGGCTATATCCCTTGCTTCTTGTTCAGCTCTTGATTTCCTATTTTTTGAGGTGGTTGTAA
- a CDS encoding NADH-quinone oxidoreductase subunit K yields MNEQLILIGLGGVLAVSGLCIVAATRNLIKIAMGMQAIILGSLLITAVALNSLPEPNVDPVLLVTSVCAASETVSLSILYLAREKHRTIDPQKISKLKG; encoded by the coding sequence ATGAATGAACAATTAATCCTCATAGGGCTAGGTGGAGTACTAGCCGTCTCGGGACTCTGTATTGTTGCCGCTACAAGAAACCTTATTAAAATAGCGATGGGCATGCAGGCCATCATCCTAGGCTCACTCTTGATTACTGCCGTAGCTTTAAACAGTTTGCCAGAACCAAACGTCGATCCAGTTCTTCTAGTGACCTCTGTATGTGCTGCATCGGAGACAGTTTCGCTCTCAATACTCTATTTGGCTAGAGAAAAACACAGAACGATTGATCCTCAAAAAATCTCTAAGTTAAAGGGGTGA
- a CDS encoding NADH-quinone oxidoreductase subunit L, whose product MNPLYVPVLLFAGSLFNLIVGRLSRKLCEAVSVLITGLAAVLSIYFFLCPIENGSFLPIYTDGISRLMLLVVNSLGALITLYSVGYMANDTGYTRYYTLILLFIGSMSWLVLTRDLVQLYIFWEMVGVCSALLIAFWWEKPEARRAGLKAFTVTRIGDIGLLLAIALAVWQLNTTDISQLITALSSNQDLSVLFCTLLFVAAIGKSAQFPLFVWLPDAMEGPTSVSALIHAATMVKAGVYLIARFYPVIQLIPEVQHTISTIALITIFISAIAALGAFDIKKVLAYSTINHLALMFLALGAGSLTAAIFHLFSHSLFKALLFLTAGIIIHETGTRSLDEVSGLWASGLKILGIAFFVGALSLAGIPPLSGFVTKEMVLESMEHLFPEETVNLLSFIICLLSSLYIFRLFFRLFVGHSTRHLHENIDTMVVAVSVLILLTLMATVLIYPISSIIGLNIGELKVNLYALTGTFLGLLIAYLVWCTNKFTMLRVSLKPSGRIADQAFYIDRLYTFIAKKALNILSELSTSLQTGNPSVNTLWLISLLLILLIFILGVI is encoded by the coding sequence ATGAATCCATTGTACGTTCCAGTGTTGCTTTTCGCTGGGAGCCTCTTTAATCTGATAGTGGGTCGTTTATCAAGAAAACTATGTGAGGCAGTATCGGTTCTCATCACGGGTTTAGCTGCTGTTCTGTCTATTTACTTTTTCCTGTGTCCCATCGAAAACGGCTCGTTCCTGCCGATATATACTGATGGTATTTCTCGCTTAATGCTCCTAGTAGTCAACTCTCTGGGCGCACTTATAACACTTTACAGTGTTGGCTACATGGCTAATGATACGGGCTACACGAGGTACTATACCCTGATTCTTCTCTTCATAGGCTCCATGTCTTGGCTTGTCTTAACCAGGGACCTAGTCCAGCTATACATATTCTGGGAAATGGTTGGTGTATGTAGCGCTTTACTCATTGCTTTTTGGTGGGAAAAGCCTGAAGCCAGGAGAGCCGGCCTCAAAGCCTTTACTGTTACGAGAATAGGGGATATCGGTTTGTTGCTGGCTATAGCCTTAGCTGTTTGGCAGCTAAATACTACGGACATTTCTCAGCTCATAACTGCCCTCTCCAGTAATCAAGATCTTTCCGTACTCTTCTGCACCTTACTCTTTGTCGCCGCTATTGGTAAGTCTGCACAGTTTCCACTGTTTGTCTGGTTGCCTGACGCAATGGAGGGTCCAACATCTGTAAGTGCACTTATCCACGCAGCCACGATGGTAAAGGCGGGCGTCTACCTCATAGCCAGATTCTACCCAGTAATCCAGCTAATCCCAGAAGTCCAGCACACAATTTCAACGATAGCTCTCATAACAATATTTATCTCTGCTATAGCCGCTCTCGGAGCATTCGATATCAAAAAGGTTCTAGCATATAGCACGATCAATCATCTGGCACTCATGTTTCTCGCGCTCGGAGCAGGCTCGCTAACCGCCGCAATATTCCATCTGTTTTCTCACTCACTCTTTAAGGCTCTTCTATTCCTCACTGCCGGCATAATTATACATGAGACTGGGACCAGAAGCCTGGACGAAGTTTCTGGGCTGTGGGCAAGCGGCCTCAAGATTTTGGGAATAGCGTTCTTTGTTGGGGCATTAAGCCTGGCAGGGATACCTCCACTTTCAGGATTCGTCACAAAAGAAATGGTGCTAGAATCAATGGAACACTTGTTCCCAGAGGAGACAGTAAACTTGTTATCATTCATTATATGTCTCCTTTCATCGCTCTACATATTCAGGCTTTTCTTCAGGCTTTTCGTAGGGCATTCGACTCGGCATCTACATGAGAACATAGACACTATGGTTGTAGCTGTAAGCGTCCTCATCCTATTGACACTGATGGCAACAGTCCTTATTTACCCAATTTCTAGCATTATTGGTCTAAACATAGGAGAACTCAAAGTCAACCTCTATGCGCTAACTGGAACCTTCTTAGGGCTCTTGATAGCCTACCTCGTGTGGTGCACGAATAAATTCACTATGCTAAGAGTTTCCCTAAAGCCCTCTGGCAGAATAGCTGACCAAGCATTCTATATAGATAGGCTATACACGTTTATAGCAAAGAAAGCCCTGAACATATTGTCGGAGCTATCTACAAGCCTACAAACAGGGAACCCATCAGTCAATACTCTTTGGCTTATAAGTCTGCTTCTTATCCTACTCATATTTATCTTAGGGGTGATTTAA
- a CDS encoding complex I subunit 5 family protein, giving the protein MEEQLIQYSFYGVFAVLLTGFAPRKVSRYLSTLLSIGTLLVVSIISIEAKGIAGIVGLVSSTIGIASILSAHELVEENISLHDALIVSIASLLPILLLSDDLVRMFIAWETISISIVLLTAFHRDEESSEAALKYLTLCGVASLIALLGISLVYFETGSLVAGKVAEASLLAKILILIGFGAEAALFPLHFWLPDAHMAAPAPGSAVLSGIAIETACLLVYRLLGRDPTIAGIVIPLAVVGAFVGNFSAYRQVDMKRLLAYSSIANVSYIMLGLFSMNKLAQSFAVLHVAAHGFLKAGLFILSGLLLAESGTRRLDLLLGSLSSRPLLKTIFILAALGLTGAPPTLTFWSELYLIVGLSQASWILAILLALAIITSFGYYFALIYNLSIKSTPQTQTSITSKRKFPLSKLSIILLVLSSVALFFFYQNLLSFLG; this is encoded by the coding sequence ATGGAGGAACAATTAATCCAGTACTCATTTTACGGAGTATTTGCAGTACTACTCACAGGTTTTGCACCTCGGAAAGTATCCCGCTATCTTTCAACACTACTATCCATAGGTACTTTACTTGTAGTGTCTATCATCAGTATCGAAGCAAAGGGGATAGCTGGCATCGTAGGACTCGTCTCATCAACTATCGGGATAGCAAGCATACTTTCCGCCCATGAGCTTGTAGAGGAAAACATCTCTCTACACGATGCATTAATTGTTTCAATCGCATCCCTGCTTCCAATCCTGCTTCTGAGCGATGACTTGGTAAGGATGTTTATTGCTTGGGAAACAATAAGCATTTCTATCGTTCTTCTCACGGCCTTCCACAGGGACGAGGAAAGCTCTGAAGCTGCACTCAAATATCTAACGCTCTGCGGAGTGGCGTCTCTAATTGCCCTTCTCGGTATAAGCCTAGTCTACTTTGAAACAGGCAGTCTTGTCGCCGGGAAAGTTGCAGAAGCCAGTTTACTAGCAAAAATCCTCATCCTGATCGGCTTTGGAGCAGAAGCAGCACTCTTTCCACTTCACTTTTGGCTACCCGATGCGCACATGGCGGCACCTGCTCCAGGAAGCGCTGTTCTATCTGGAATCGCCATAGAAACAGCATGCTTGCTTGTATACAGGTTGCTAGGAAGAGATCCAACCATTGCTGGCATAGTCATACCCCTAGCAGTTGTAGGCGCATTTGTTGGAAACTTCAGTGCTTATAGACAAGTAGACATGAAGAGGTTACTGGCCTACAGCTCTATAGCAAATGTAAGCTACATAATGCTGGGGCTTTTCTCGATGAACAAACTGGCACAATCCTTTGCCGTTCTACACGTAGCTGCCCATGGATTCCTTAAGGCTGGCCTGTTTATTCTCTCAGGGCTCCTACTAGCCGAGAGCGGAACAAGAAGGCTTGACTTACTACTAGGATCACTTAGTTCTAGACCCCTCCTAAAAACGATATTTATACTCGCGGCTCTAGGTTTAACAGGCGCACCGCCCACGCTGACGTTCTGGAGCGAACTATACCTTATTGTTGGTCTATCACAGGCCTCATGGATCCTAGCCATTCTCCTAGCATTGGCAATAATAACATCCTTTGGCTACTACTTTGCACTTATATACAATCTAAGCATCAAATCGACCCCTCAAACACAAACAAGTATAACCTCTAAGAGAAAATTCCCCTTATCGAAACTATCAATAATTCTCTTAGTACTGTCTAGCGTGGCTTTGTTCTTTTTCTATCAGAACTTGTTAAGCTTTCTTGGATAA
- the ndhC gene encoding NADH-quinone oxidoreductase subunit A: MLSDSGTIALTLLLGIIAGTLVIVLAFLLEKGPEGTFKRKRYEAGNPPKGEAKTRLPFQYYGYLLLYLSLEPLVAFLFLYSYMPLETLTRSAIVLIIILAMFLPVLAWGLKSAEEIHRWEI; this comes from the coding sequence ATGCTCTCGGATTCAGGAACAATTGCTCTAACCCTCCTCCTGGGAATTATAGCCGGGACGCTAGTTATAGTCTTGGCGTTTCTCTTAGAAAAAGGCCCAGAGGGAACATTTAAAAGAAAAAGATACGAGGCGGGAAACCCCCCTAAGGGAGAAGCAAAAACAAGGCTCCCCTTCCAGTACTATGGTTATCTCCTGCTTTATCTGTCGCTCGAGCCCCTCGTGGCATTCCTATTTCTGTACTCATATATGCCATTGGAGACACTAACTAGATCCGCTATTGTGCTAATAATTATTCTCGCAATGTTTCTCCCTGTTTTAGCTTGGGGGCTCAAATCTGCTGAAGAAATCCATAGGTGGGAAATATGA
- a CDS encoding NADH-quinone oxidoreductase subunit B produces MSCPFGFVMVGRLEESARKATKWLVEKTPIRSLRDWAITFSLWPVHFTTSCCGAEFAAASAPRYDAERFGFLPFNSPRQTNLMVVEGTLTKKMGEAAKIVYDQMPWPKFVIAMGACAIDGGLFYNSYNIVRPKDILPVEYYIPGCPPRPEAVAQAIIMLQEKVRKGEWRKA; encoded by the coding sequence ATGAGCTGTCCCTTTGGCTTTGTAATGGTTGGCAGGCTTGAAGAATCAGCAAGAAAAGCTACCAAGTGGCTTGTCGAAAAAACACCTATAAGGTCTCTAAGGGACTGGGCAATAACGTTCAGTTTATGGCCAGTCCACTTCACTACGTCTTGTTGCGGTGCAGAATTTGCTGCCGCCTCGGCTCCAAGATACGACGCTGAGAGATTCGGCTTTTTGCCATTCAACTCGCCTAGACAAACCAATCTTATGGTAGTCGAGGGAACATTAACAAAGAAAATGGGTGAAGCGGCCAAGATCGTATATGACCAGATGCCCTGGCCCAAGTTTGTGATCGCTATGGGAGCATGTGCAATTGACGGGGGCCTCTTTTATAACAGCTACAATATAGTGAGACCTAAAGATATCCTCCCAGTAGAATATTATATCCCTGGTTGCCCACCGAGACCCGAAGCAGTAGCACAGGCAATAATAATGTTACAGGAAAAGGTGAGGAAGGGTGAATGGAGAAAAGCCTAG